The nucleotide sequence GCCTGCTTCATAATAACTTATCCGTGGTTTGAAGACATGAACAATGCCAACAAtaattctggtgactgggttgaaaAACATACATGCCAACACAGCTCAGTAGTTTTCACTTTCCATTAAGTGCAAAGGAAACACTTTGCACatctattaaaaaaagacaggtgCGTTGGAGAGAGAAgaccaaaaagttgcaaaaggactcctgcacactgtctaacttgcaatatataatttatttgcgACGTTTTGGTACTGaaccttcatcaggcaaaacCAGTGTGCGGGAGTCCTTTCCATTAAGTGTAACTGTTCTTTTTGTACGCTTTTGTACAGTTATGGTTACAGACTGTCTCCACCTCCtggcccccccagcaggataatgcaccatgccacaaacatcgctcaggaatggcccaaggaatgtgacaaagacctcaaagtgtcaacctggcctccaaattcctcagatcccaatctgactgagcatctgtggcacgtgccattaacccacctcacaacccactgaactaaatggatctgccgccaacgcactggtgccagaaaccgcaggacactcccagagatcctgtgtccatgcctcgacaggtcagagccaagtcccatctaaggaggccccaccttggattaggggtacatctggggtaccggcacatcacaagaatccttgagcagattgggacctgggaaatttagaagccaggtcgacatcttgagctttttgtcacgctccacTGGCCATTTCTAAACCGTTTTTGTAGCGtggcatgctgctttttttctgctggggggccactgccactggggagtactgttgccatgagggggggtacttggtctgcaacggtgtttgagtgggtggaacatatcaggtggtatccacatgaatgaaccaagaaccaaaggtttcccagcagaacaatgcattggaacaaaataatcaaagttgttcacttcacctgtcagtggttttaatgttttggctgatcggtgtatattaTTACTAATCATGTAGTGAAAATCTGATGTCGCACCAGCCCTATTGTGAATGCAGTCGTAGCTGGATTGGTGAACTCAAAGTTAACAGGACCAGTTAAGTTTTTGATTCTGATTATTTAGGATGACAAATGTTCAGTGAAGCCAGGTAACCCAAAgactttctttcattttccgtaaccgcttatcctaaTAGGgatcgtgggggggctggagcctatcccagctgacactgggtgagaggcagggttcactctggacaggtcaccagactatcacagggctgacacatagagacagacaaccattcacactcacattcacacctacggacaatttagagtcaccaattaactttcatgtctttggactgtgggaggaagctggagtacctggagaaaacccacactgacactgggagaacatgcaaactccgcaaaGAGGGGTTCCTTCACCCCGGGGTTCGAGCCTCCCACCCCAGGTTCGAACCAGTTAGTTAAACTTGCTTCATGGTACAAGCCTCAGGTCAAAGTTTGCCGACTACTCATCTTTACACGTCACGTTTTCCCCCCaaataaatgcttttaaaacaaagtaaaactgtgaCTGTCCATCTCAGTCCTATCAGTGACTAAAACCACAAGGGGACGTTGAATGAAGCTTGTTACAGCAAGGCAGATTAAATACGGTGAGGCAATAAGTATACATCTAAACACTGAGCTGCATCTTAATTAAGCCCTCAtgcttgatgtgtgtgtgtgtgtgtgtgtgtgtgtagctgctgaAAGTTGAGTATAAAGCAATTGTGTCTGTTTGTCACAGTAGGGAGCGGAGGAGTATATCAAacacatgtattgtagcttTTTGAGGGTTTATATCGTTAATGCTTTTAAATACAGGTTTTTATGGGATGTTTTAGGCTTGAACAACCTCTTCCAAAACTGGGTTTTAATATAACTGGGGGTTTCCCAGTAATTTTTACATTCGCAttgatttaaatgcatttttctaaatttgcagtcaaagaaaaaacatttttgtcttaTTACTGAAGTCATGACAAACTCAACAGAGATTGTGTCCTTTGTGTTGACTATGTACACTAACATAGGGAAGTTTAAGCACCTGTATTTCATCCTGGCAATGCTGTTATACATATCCGTCATTTTTGCTAACACTTGtcttattgttgttatttacgtgGACAGAAACCTGCATGAGCCCATGTATCTATtcctgtgctgtttgtttgtaaatGAAATCTGGGGCAGCACGTCTTTGCTGCCCTGCTTGATGGTACATATCTTGTCAGACACTCATGAAATTTCTGCCTTTTACTGctttattcaaatatttaacattcattcatatGTAGCTATTGAATTTGGGACGCTGACAATAATGGCATATGACAGATATGAATGTATTTGCAAGCCTTTAAATTACAACGTCCTGATGACAATTAGAAAAGTACAAATTGGCATCCTTGTTATTTggatgatttcttttttaattttttaatttaatttaattttttaattttaattttaatttaatttaatttagagGTTGGAGTTTTGTTGTCTTTCACTATTCATCTAAAGTTTTGTGGGACTGTTATCCACAAAATATCTTGTGATAACCATCTCGTCATTGAACTGTCTTGTTCACCGGACAGAACGATGTCGTATCTGCATGATGTTGTTTTTGGCCTTCTTTTTACTGTTGCATTTCCTCTCAGTTATATTTCATACACGTATGTTAGGAtctttgctgtgtgtttaaAGGCGTCCAAACAGACCAAAATGAAAGCCTTTGATACGTGCTCGCCACATTTCTTTTCACTCATGAGCTttgtctttgcttgtttttacaACCTGATCAGTCAAAGATTTGACATGACGTTTGTTCCACATGAGCTGCGTGTTATTTTATCGATGTACGGACTGATCGTTCAGCCTCTTCTAAATCCAATGATATACGGTCTGAAGCTGTCAAAGATTAGGCACGCTTTCAATGtggtttttaaattaaaacagtaaaaacactgtgaCTTTAACATTCAGTGAGGGTATATTTTATGTTCTTATCTTGctgttttaattcaatttaatgtgATTTTCCTTGTTTTCACTTCTGTAAGCTGCATATTGGACCAGCATTGcctttaaaaatgaattgtgatgtcacaaaatccTGCTCAGGTGCAGGTATTAAATGGAAATTTAAGCtaaacacagagaaactttAATGACTTGAAGGTTCAGCTTTATCTCAGTGCACTTTGTATAGATATTTATGTCGTTGTACCTTTTAATTTTTagaaaattattaatatttaatgtatCCTTTACACTATgggtggttcccaactggtccagccacagggtccagatttctccttagtcattacttcaaggtccacacagtttaatatattcagcgtcatacttgcatttggccatgtcgttgtcTAATCtggctagtttgctgtctctgttgagtAACTGTCAGTTATTCACTCAATCTACAGCAGAAAAACTGCACCCCAAAGTAAAAGCACTGTGCCTTAAATTCACATAATGGCTCTCTTTTTAAGTTGAATgtggaaaaccaaaacaatatcaggacaaaaacaaatgctgtaAACCTACAGTGAATAATACAAGGACAACATGatttaaaacttttgtcttttataTAAACAAAGGGAAAAGTAAGCAGGTGGGTTGGACATCAGagaatgttctttttttatacgTAGGAGATAAACTTAGGTTTTGCCCTAATTTTTCACCTTAACTCTCAGGGCTTCTGTACTGAActattttgtcaaaaaaaaaaagttttcatttgTCCATCATGGTCTCAGTTGTAGGTTAAATGTCAGAGGTCATGGTCTCACCTTTGGTTGGATTTAGACCCAACAGCTGTAACAAAGTGAAATAAGAGTAGATCCAGGGTCTGGAGATGCCCTGAGTTTTCTCCAGACCTCCAGCCTCCAACTTAAGACCCCTCTTAAAAGCCAACTGCTGCTGCAACAGCGCCATCTGTCTGTATGAGGAcagtatgagagagagagacacaaagagagacagagctggACAATTTAACTTGCTGGAGCCTTCCTCCTTTCAGATATGTAAATCAAAGGGAATTCAAAAAATACTGCTAGACAACATACATGCATTGCGAGAGAATAAAAATGGTGCAAAGCGGCACACAGCGTCATTACTAATTTCAGACCGATGCAGTATAAGTAGCAAATGTACTTGCGCCAATCTGTGTTCCCATGGGCGTTTAGGTCTGAAAATGAGGTGAGGACAGGTGCATTGTAGGTGTAtcgctattttgaggcagcagaaagcgattgttcttttttcctaaacccaaccatatgtgtttgttgttgaagggaaaaaaaacgtgttgtaccgatgtggtgcgtttattttgaaagagactgtatggaaacggtacatttcctgtgaaaacagaagtgtattttgaaagaagagaatgcatgtaacaggcagaacttgacacagcgtcctagaatgtcaacaaccaacacgtcatatgtggacaaCATGGAATGActaaacatcgatatgtgacatggtcggagtgaggatgtgttgttgCCTGTTCAATCAGCAGAGTGGAATTGAACACACTCCAAAAGTACTTTAGACCATGAGCTATACTGTAGATCGTTTAAATACGGCCTATAGAGTATATGTACCTAGCGAGTAGCTCAGCCTGCAGCCTGGCCTCCTCTGCAGCCTGCAAGGCagcctcctcttctctcctcttacactcctcctcttccctcctcctgttctcctcctcctgcttcttcCTGCAGAGGTACTCTATCCTCTCGTCCTCATCCATCTCCTGCAGCTTcttgttctcctcctcctgcctcctctcctcttccaggCGCAGACGCTCTAGTTCAGCTGGAGGGGACATAACATAATTTCCAGGACATTAAATTACTGCCAGTTAACTTTTTTAGCCCTTCAATGAGCCCCGCACACCTCAGCAgtttaaaaatgataatgaaGGTAGATTTACTGCTCTCACTTTTTAAATGAAGAGTCTATGTTTCAGACAGAAGGAGCCAAAGGCCAAAGAAACAGGGGTCGAACTCACTCAGGAATGGCGGGATAAGGAGATTGACAGGGTGACAAAGTGGCAACCCTTCATATCATTCTTTATGACGGGCTGTAACCTTTACTGTTCTTCGTAGGGGAGTCAGATCACTACCAATGTCTGTATGTTGTCAGCGCACAGTCCAAGCAATTTGCAGATTAAACTGTATTCGATAATATGATGGAGTGTGCTGATGTTACTGTTAACTATGGCCTCAGGATGAGGGGAGACTGGTCACATGGGTActgtttcatcatgttttatttgtttatttatactGAACATAGTCTTCTGTCTTTTCCTCCTCGCTCTCACTCCTTCTTCTTCACTCCTCTGACTCTCACCTTTCCTcctctgttcctcctcctccctcatctTCTGGAGTCGCTCCATCTGccgcctcctctcctcctgcctcctcctctctctttctctttgcgCCTGTTCCCGTCTCGCTtgctcctccttctcttcctcacgcttcctcctctcctcctcctccgccagCTTCTTCAGtctggagacagagaagaatATTAATTCAGTGTTGTTTCAATTTTCATTTGGACACCTGACTCGAAAAAAAACTGTGACCCTGTCCTTTACgttgtgaatttttaaaaaagtaggaCCTGAGCTCCTCagctctcttcctcctctcctcctccagctcgcccttcatcctctcttctgtctgctccctctcctgctgctgcctctcctcttcctcccgctctctcctcttcctctccacctcctgcctCCGTCTCTCTGCTCGCTGGGCCAGACGCAGAGCAGCAGCCTCCGCCTGCTCCTCCTCGTGACTCTTTCTGGGCCTGGTggactaaaacacacaaacacattaacaatCAAATAATTTTATTTGCCACATGAAATCATACAAGATACAACTCAACTGAAATCTAATCCTGTCAGTGTCCTCATTCACCATCCTTGTGACCTGAGGGTAGAAGTTGTTTCAGAGCCACTCAGTGCTGGCCTGGTGTATCTGGTACCTAagtaacatttattctggtgagtTGGTGTCCTTTTTACGAACCTCCGGCTTTACTGGGTTCAGCATCAGCTGTTCCTCCAGCACCATAACAGTTGAACATGACGACAGGCGGCCATGTGATGAAGTGAGACCCAGGGCACTGGCCAGCGCTGCCCCGTCACAGGAAGAGGAGGCAGCAGACCTCCTCGAGCTCCTCTGGTTGAATGAAGCAGCAGCGGATCTGAGCGAGCTCATTGATCGGATGCTGCCGTGTTTGTCAGCATTGGTGGAAAGACGCTCAGGGTCCATGTCCTCCTCTGAAtatgtctttgttttgtcattGTGTCTTTGTGATGCCGAGGGCCTTTTGGTAGATTTTAGGTGAGACTCCTCTTCCATTTCCTGTTTGATCTCCGCCTCCTCCTTCTCCAGAGGATCTTTATGGTTCTCTGTGACAAGAAAAGACATGACACACGTTAAAATGAGTTGTTGGGTGACAATCTCAAACAAATCCTCTCATAATGTGCCCTTTACCTTATTTTGGATTGTTTGTAATATCTTACCATTATCTAACTCTTTATGTTCCagccctcctctcttcctcctcctcctcctcccagcaGACTTTTCCCTCTCCCTCACCACTTCTTCTtgctcttctctctcctctttcatcCTCAGGtctcctcttttttcttccctgtttgtcatcttctttttctgaaagacagaaaagtaATTGTAAACCTGAGTGTAATCTGATGTAATGCTTTGCTTTAGAATAGATACAGGTGTTCCTATTTTCTTGGTGTGcatttaacacatttaacaATCTTTTACGTActttgtaaacatgttagttTACTCGAACTGATTCGAAGCAGCAGCTACAGCTGTGCAAATGTCATCAGTAAATCAATCAGTCGATTAATATTCACCACAGGAGGGAGAGCAGAACGGTCCTGAGTCTCTGCTGCTTCTCTGTTGGTCCTCTCTTCTTGTTTCTGGTGCCTGATTGACTgagcatcacttcctgtcttttgcCTCTGCCCTCTTCCTTCCCTCCTCGTCACTGATGTTTTCTGTCCATCTGATGAGGGACTTTTAACTGTTTTCACGTCTCTGTTcctaaataaagaaaatgtgtgtgtaagtgtgcaacTCAGTGTGTTAAAGAAATTAAAGTGTCTTTAATCTCATAGGAGTTTGTGAGTATTCCTCGTTCACCCTGCGGTTGTTGCAGCTTCCTCAGCATCCTTCCTCTTAGTATTCTTCCTCCTTTGGTCCACAGTTTCATCTATTGTTGCTTCATTCAGGCTGATGCTCTGCTGGCTGCACGATACATCATCTTTAAACTGCAGCTTCTCTCAGTCGTCTGCTACTGACGAATATCTTGAAAACTTTGCAGGTTTTCTGGGAAATCTCATACATatgtctgcagcttgacagaagcTGTACATGACATTCAAAGCATATGTATCTATCTAGTCTGGGGCGGGACTGCCTGCACACAGCTCTTAACGTGGCGCTGACTGAGGCGGTGGCAAGAAGCTAATGGTGCTAGCAGTGTGATCAGTGCCGACAACTGCAACGGTGCTGATGGagcacactttggatttcctgcccgacatgttattaactagcctgtggaataaccgcaggtaccagccctggaaattaacctgactcctgtctgactgccgagcgtggacacttcctgtgtctgtcctttcaaattaaattcacacatggtccagtcatataggttttggtttattttgacaaagggcagctcctaatagagtttcatgtttattttatggttgttgttttttttgcagtgacCAAGCGATCAGTataatcttgccgactaatgacctttatGGTTGACTAAGatttggttgactattagggggcaacCCTAGGGGGTACCATGAGTTACTTTTTCCTAGGATGGTaaaggcatgacccgccctcCTCTAACTTAccctccctctgattggctcgcCCTGAAATTCTTAACATAACCCTATCCAATCTCCCAAACCCAAATTAACCGGAAGGAGAGTAGAGCAAGTCATGACTTTGCCATCCTTGGAAACAAAATCTTGCAAACTGGAAGGTGGCTGCTTTCTCGATAGATTTAACAACTTTTCAGATTTCTATTGAATATAATTCAGCAAATTTGTAAAATGCTTCCGTTATCCCAAATGAATGCGTGATGATGTCACCAATATGAAAATGCATGCATGACGCCACCATCTGGTGACTTTTAGCAACTTTTGAAGCCAGTGCTAATTACTCAATTGGCAACACTGGAGAGTGGGCGCTATGCTTCTGTGATGATGCCGTGGGTTGGGGCTGCGTTATCAGCGGTAACTGCTGTATGACTGCAGTGCAGAGTGTCAGTGTTTAGCTAGCCAGTGGTATACACCCACAGAGAATTACATGCACTCACATGTACGTGCAGCCAGACCGTCagccacaacaaagaacagagaagcttgggttaggacacacacagagggagcgtgacttcattaTCTGCTCAGGAtactccactgtatctttaTATGGCAAATAGcagtttgctgctatattaatgctctgaatatcaAATGCAGCTCTTTTGATTGACAAAAAGACATcaaatttaatatgaattacaCCAACCTTGGCTGATGTGATCCAGACAAATGACCTTTCTGTCCTGTACTGTCTGgctcttcctcttcatcttcctcctctgcctcagTGTTGCCTCCTCTTGGCTCCTCCTTCCCTACCCGCTCCCTCAGTGGAGGCAACCTAACCTTGTTTTTAGCATTCTTTCTCCAATTTTCTCCCACTGCATCTGCaccctttgtttttttcttggtcCCAGCGGCTGAAACAGCAAACATAAAGTTTGGATAGAATTACTTGaaatttaaatcatttatttaaaaaaacaggtgCAGAGTTTTACCTGCGTCTGTGTGGCTGCTGGCTGAGCGTGCATTCGTTTCTGTTGATGTGTGAAGATCTAGGAGCTGGTTGGAGAACTGAattgaaaaagtcaacaaaTAGTTAGATGCTATATTGTGTACACACTGTTGTGTAGATGCTCAGTGTCTAAATAGTAAATCACATCTTGGATTCTtgcgtttgttttgtttaggaGTATAACTGCAGACACTGTGATCAGTCAGCATGATAGCAAAACTTGGAATACAAGAGCCATGTTAAAGAGACAATTCACCCCCAcatcaaaaaacatatttttcctcttacctgtagtgtttttTATCAATCTAAATGTCAGTCAGAAAACAATAATTCACCTTGTGCATAGACTGATGGTGCTGGATGCCATCCACAGGAATGTCTGTGTTCAGCTGCATCTCTCCTTCTGCACACATACCTAATGAGCAGGCAGTTGTTAGAGCAGGGAACAAACAGTCTGGGTAGAGAATTTTGACATGATGAATTTATGACAGCAAAAATAACTCAAGACAGAAGGAAACAGCGAGGCGAACAGTtggacaaaaacacaagcagacCAAGCTGATAAATCACAGGTGTCTTGACTGCATCGCAACAATGAGAATGGTACTGTGACATGTCTTCTGTCTCAAAAATGTTCCGAGACCTACCTAACAAAATACAAAGGGAAAGGTAAAGGGAAGGTAATACTGAGCAAACAACTACAGGTACAACAAATATAAAGAACCTATGTCTACTAAAAAAACATTGAGAACTTGTCAAATTGGCTTTAACACATAAAGAAGTACACCCCTGAAGAGCATCAAAGAGCAATGCATACTGCACCTGCCCCACCAACTCTACAAATGACCACAAGAATGTACATTTGTGCGTGCAGACCTGTATGTGCGTGTTCAGGCTGCAGCACAATGACCCAGGGCAACTCCTCTCCTTCTGCAGACAAAACCTGGAGAGCTGCAAGACAGAAAGAGTGACTTATAGATTTGAGATTCCCTGAACATGAAGGTTTCCACCTGAAGGCCCACTGAGTGTACCTTGCCCCCGTGTGTCATCGTCACCCTGAGATGGGTCCTGGCTGTTGTCGTACAATGACAGTTGAATGATTTCCCCATCAGGACCTAAGATGAGGCTGCCAACAGGTCTGCCATTCTGCAAAtctgacaacacacaacaacttTTAGGAACAGAGACATGGACACCTTGACAGGTAAATCAAAGTGTAACAACATAATTTTTCACACACTGAATTAATGAATTTCTATTTAATTCTTTTCCTATTGCTATTCTAGTACCGCTGTCGCTGCAGCCCTCTCTCGCAATACTGGATCAATTTCAAAAAATGCTGATTCCACGAGTCACTTAGGCACAAAAATATAGGGGGAAACAAGGTtcaagttgaaaaatactggAGTTCCCCCTTATCAGATATTTATTCAAATGAAAATCTTTGAGATTATTACTTTAAATCACTCAGATTTGTTGGTGGGAGTGGTTCTTGCATGTGGCTGATTGTGTCCTCATGACAGTTCAACGATTCACAATAGAACAGAAACACATACAGAGGAGACGGTGGAGTTCCTTTGAAAACTGAATCATTACAAAGTAGCTCCCCTTACCTCTCAGCTCCAGAGGAAGAATGCCCCTAACTACGCCTCTGTTAGCTTCACCGGACTCACTGGGATCCTGGAGGTTCTGTAAGAAGGCCAAAGAGCTCTGCTTGCCCGGGCCTTTCCGTCCTGCAACACAACCCAACACTCCTACTGGAGGAGGAGGCTCTGAAGGAGAGGACACAGTGTAAGAATGTCAACAGTGTGATGGACACAAAGAACATACtgaaaatgtacagaaaatatTCAGCAGCCAAATCACACATGagctacaaaacaaacaacatgcgGACACACAAAGAGGTATGAatagttataaaaaaaaaaaaatgagtatcCAAAAAAACTTGACTGGAAAAAGAACTAACACAAAAAACTGGGACAATTCTTGATTGTACATGGTAAGTGCCGTCTTGTATACTGTAAATTGTCTAGTATTGATAGGGCATGGTGCTTTTGAACTTGGAGTTGAGAAAAAAGAACAAGTAATAATGTGGTGTTGCTGTTGAGATGATAGCTTCAACATTTAGGAGTTTTCTGGGCAGAATTACACTTGCACACATCATCAGTTCAGAAGTAAATGAGTTCATGTTTTTCCTTAACAAAGTAAACCTTTTAAGgaattctgtgcaactgtgtaagtccctcagctaaggagaaattaagccttaagtgtcatactttaGGAGAAAAtgtaaggtgttttgtgcaaccggtccGTGAACTCTAGGATCTGTAGAATCATCCATCAGGCTGAATTTATCATTTAAATCTACAATAAACACAGGcctgtaaagtgtgtgtgatgtaccTTCTCCTGGCTCCAGCAGAATCACAGAGCCTTTCTCAGAGGGTagccttcctcctcctgcttcacCTCGTCCTACTGTCTCTTTTTTGAAGTAGTGAAtctctgttttttctcctcctcctttttgcTTCTCACCTATCTTTTCTGAAAGACAGAAGGAGAAGAGTCAGAGAGTAACCCAGCATCTGTACATAGCTAAGTTGTTCAAGTTATCATTTTCGATTTAAGTAATATCAGAAAATTTCAATGTTTCACAGGCTCTGTGTTCGTAATGGCAAGCAATCGCGTCTTTAAAACTGCAAAGTTCGCCAAGTGTTCACAAGTGTAGAAATTTACACATTACTAAATTAAAATGGGTTAGGTCCCATCACACACATGGAAAGATTAGTTGTCACTAAATATTTCACCCACTAACTGCAGGTGTAACTGCTGCATAGCTACCTGAACAAGCCAGCATTACTAATAAAGCTAATGTAGgtttgctgcagagctgtggactccagtcacatgacttggacttgagacAGAATTGAGTAATAAATTTGATGATTTTAGACTTAACttgacaaaagcaaaaaagatttgcaactcgacttggactttaacaccagtgactcgtgacttcacttggacttgaaaatacttggtAGTTTCTCCAGGCCCAAAGACTAAAaatgatgtcattaaaaaagtgccaaaaattaatttatttcccTTAATCAAATAACGTTAATGCTGTTTATTCCCAGCAAGTTGACGTTTAATTCCGATCCACTTTGTCTGAAACAATttgacagcatccaatcaatCTGGGGAGAGAACCACGGAGAACTAACGTTACCTTACTGAGCACTAGCtgaaaaaaattacaccaaagaTGTTTCCTCCACAAAAGCTATGTAGTGGTCAACATGAaacaaattgcagtatgcaaaacatgcGGGTGGAAAATTACAGATGGAGATGCAACAACTCCCAACAaactttttttaacaaataaataaatatttttaaaaaacattcatgatttttcaatttaacatatttttattctgttgttaaaatgtctttacaTTTGGTGAGCAGCATATTAGGACTTGTTTAGggcttgaaactcaaagtttagaacttgggacttgagtgcaaagacttgaaatATTCTTGTGACTTG is from Epinephelus moara isolate mb chromosome 7, YSFRI_EMoa_1.0, whole genome shotgun sequence and encodes:
- the LOC126393077 gene encoding uncharacterized protein LOC126393077; this translates as MKDLSLSLLSRGCGRFISSNRNTGRQDGRLDVCFTPQDYYIWKSKDSLLRLSNSGHLFVEAESALPKTYSTRRGPLLLYSQDLVTVETSGNSETRDRKQRVVGSYTRQVKQQLSTLKELTASIMGYSNTQLNSSKLGPLFLPPVHLPPASDPRCPSPLPLQTTQEQPSPELLVQLNPQLLPAERNSEDKEEEHGSRKRVRLDLFLQIPCALRTPTPKMDPQPWVHYVATTPEEPEVPQAYVDMNLQQTESSQHSETSHQSSGGEVSSPNMNQVCDVADDQGCTIQDSGMTSDEGKGGRSISGIGQEKIGFLPPLPPEGHSVCNGPCWEKTDRVKIDRPRLASPSSDEYHAPRLPPIEESRTVVPGQTIQGQTQEDAQTKKVGFQPQENLSRVHLKPLFLPLLFPEKIGEKQKGGGEKTEIHYFKKETVGRGEAGGGRLPSEKGSVILLEPGEEPPPPVGVLGCVAGRKGPGKQSSLAFLQNLQDPSESGEANRGVVRGILPLELRDLQNGRPVGSLILGPDGEIIQLSLYDNSQDPSQGDDDTRGQALQVLSAEGEELPWVIVLQPEHAHTGMCAEGEMQLNTDIPVDGIQHHQSMHKFSNQLLDLHTSTETNARSASSHTDAAAGTKKKTKGADAVGENWRKNAKNKVRLPPLRERVGKEEPRGGNTEAEEEDEEEEPDSTGQKGHLSGSHQPRLLQFKDDVSCSQQSISLNEATIDETVDQRRKNTKRKDAEEAATTAGNRDVKTVKSPSSDGQKTSVTRREGRGQRQKTGSDAQSIRHQKQEERTNREAAETQDRSALPPVKKKMTNREEKRGDLRMKEEREEQEEVVREREKSAGRRRRRKRGGLEHKELDNENHKDPLEKEEAEIKQEMEEESHLKSTKRPSASQRHNDKTKTYSEEDMDPERLSTNADKHGSIRSMSSLRSAAASFNQRSSRRSAASSSCDGAALASALGLTSSHGRLSSCSTVMVLEEQLMLNPVKPESTRPRKSHEEEQAEAAALRLAQRAERRRQEVERKRREREEEERQQQEREQTEERMKGELEEERRKRAEELRLKKLAEEEERRKREEEKEEQARREQAQRERERRRQEERRRQMERLQKMREEEEQRRKAELERLRLEEERRQEEENKKLQEMDEDERIEYLCRKKQEEENRRREEEECKRREEEAALQAAEEARLQAELLARQMALLQQQLAFKRGLKLEAGGLEKTQGISRPWIYSYFTLLQLLGLNPTKGETMTSDI
- the LOC126393473 gene encoding olfactory receptor 5AC2-like; this encodes MTNSTEIVSFVLTMYTNIGKFKHLYFILAMLLYISVIFANTCLIVVIYVDRNLHEPMYLFLCCLFVNEIWGSTSLLPCLMVHILSDTHEISAFYCFIQIFNIHSYVAIEFGTLTIMAYDRYECICKPLNYNVLMTIRKVQIGILVIWMISFLEVGVLLSFTIHLKFCGTVIHKISCDNHLVIELSCSPDRTMSYLHDVVFGLLFTVAFPLSYISYTYVRIFAVCLKASKQTKMKAFDTCSPHFFSLMSFVFACFYNLISQRFDMTFVPHELRVILSMYGLIVQPLLNPMIYGLKLSKIRHAFNVVFKLKQ